Within Vicia villosa cultivar HV-30 ecotype Madison, WI linkage group LG1, Vvil1.0, whole genome shotgun sequence, the genomic segment AGCTCCTAATGCAGTTCAGTTTGAACAATTAAGGAGAAAATTGGGTATCTTGCGTGTATGGAGAATTATATCAATTACTGACTAGGATGAAGTCAAGTACTGAAGAGAAGGAAATAAGATCAATGTACTGTCTCTCTCCCAACAAGATTAGTGCAACTGAAGAAGAGATCAAGATCTCGTGTTACCATCAAGGATATCCATTTGATCCAGGAATCTCAAAACTGCTTACTGTTGTTGGCCCAGGATGTGTTTAGCATTTTTTTGCTAACGTACTTGTATGGTTTTTCTATGTTGGTTACTTACttaactttttcttttcatattatggctaaaagggGGAGTGATATGGTGTAAGGTGTACACTAACCACTGACTAAGAGGGAGAATTTTTTCTCTGGTGTGTTGCTGATGAGTTACTGTTGAAGGGGAGAATGCTGGTTCTTTTCCTTAGCAGGTTTGAAGAAATGGTTGGATTGACAAGTGTGGAGGGATGTCAGACAAAATGTCTTGACATCATACTGATTGGTTGAGACATTGTTTCTCTCAACTTTTCTGTGCATATTCCATTGACTACTAACATGTGTTACATGTTTGTTTTTCTACTGCATCTCTGATCGTGAAATTACTGTTGTGTGTTTTATAATCCACAGGGCTGAgaatatttttgtttgatttatttttaaacattAGATGTTCccttatatgtgtgtgtgtgtgtgtgtgtgtaagttGTTTTAGCAAAAATAAGTCAAAGGGGAAGATTGTTAATTCTCTATTTTATGGTtgacattatgtttggtaaaactaacttatgagaacatgttgaacaagatgttctatcAACTTCAAATAAAGCGACATCTCAAGAAAGGTGTCCTATGCAGGAACATTCGACATCGTGTCTATTAATGAAACAGTTGGATCTGTTGAAGTCGGTTTTGATTTACAGGTgcaaaatattttagaatattaagcaatcctatgtggcgcttgATTTAGGGATATGAGATTGTCTCtgttttcaagatatttgattGACTTCTagatatggagaatatttaggaaactaattaTTGGAGCCCtatcttcatggagaagattTTGGAGTATTTTCTAGAGTGCCCTGCTGCGGTTTGAAGCCTAAATCCAATCCAGAAGATTGTTTAAATAACAAGCAACAAACCTAGTATTGTGTGGAACTTACATTGTAGTATGTGTTAGGGTTTGTGAAGTCTTGTTTATTGTGAGCTTctctaatattatatttatagaaAAGTTGTGCATTTTTATTGAGTTGTAAGCTTTGtgttcattcataagcttttaagcattgagtgacTGTGTCTTGGAAGCGTGTCTTCTAAAGTTTTGTAATTAGTTATAACGGTTGTGATTCAGGAGGGTCTCATACCGATGTGAGTCTTATGTAGAAGTATAGCACGGGTATTTATTAGGCGAGAAGGTTGTAAGTTGGAGGTTGTTTACGTGTGAATCAGAGGTTGTGTGCATAGTACTTTAAactgatactatcatagtggaaTTATCCTTGGCTTGGTATCCCCCAAATTAGGTATTGCTATATACTGAACTAGGtgaacaattacttgtgttctttAAGTTTCTGCACTATTATATACCTTGTCATTATGTGTTGTTTAGAGATCACTCTCTCGACATCTCTTAGGACATATGAGATCTAAACACCAGAATTTCAGTTAACCTTCACACAAAGTCGTGTCAAATAAGCAAGAATCTTATTAAGAGCATTGACATGAGCTTGGAAATCTCCTTCTTCCCGCATCTTtgggacatatatatatatatatatgctactTCGTGAAAAATTTGTTCATGAACGTCTTGGACGTGTATTGATTTTCCCATTTATTCCAGACATTCGTCAGAGTTGTAAGGTTCGAGATATGATTTATCGCGTCATCAGAAACACAAAGTCTAATCAATCTTGTGACCTTCTCCTTCATCTTGTTCCAGTCAATGGTTGTGATGTCTGTTGATTTCTCATCACTAAGCGCATTCTGTAAACATTGTTGATCCAACAAATCATTAACCTTCATTTGCCATAGACAAAAATTACCCCTTATTTCGAACCGAGTCACTTCGAATTTCGCACCTCTAGGATTAAGCGTCatctgataccaattgttagaACAGTAACATGAATACATGTCATAATAGAAACACACAAAACTTTTGTTCACACGGTTCGGCCAAATTACCTACGTATGCGAAGTAGTTATAGTGCCCTTTATTTAGGTCTTGTGAAATCGCATATTGATTACAGTGTTACAAGCCATATATATAATATGATTTTTTAGTTTATCTAAAATCCTAATCTCTAATTTCCCTCAACAAACAATTATCTCTACccataattatctcaacaatatgAATTATTTTCTCAACAATGTATAGTTATCTTAACAACCCATAATTATTTCAACAATATGAGTTATACTCTCAATAATTcataattatctcaacaatatATAATTATCGTAACAATATAAGTATATTCAACATTAATTTATGACAAACATTCCTTTCGTGTATTAATTGTAGTTCCAATGTCACTAAAGCGACTCAATTTAGAAAAACAATGTTAAAACAATGAAGTACCATAAATAACTACCAAGAAAGACTACCAATAATGAGTTATGCTAGCTCTGGTTCGAGTTTACTACCTCCGCGGTCTTAAATTCCACTTCAATCGACTGTGATTGATTTCGAACTGTGAGGCCAGAAATGGCcgtggtttttttttttactgaataaaatattcattcattccaatcgatagagtacattgttgcaatacaaattaaaaatcgccaaaaacaaaaaggatgaatctgcaaacaaactcacagcatccatgttaatagcataaaatggCAAACTGCATATGCCTACGGATATAACTATGACTATATTGAAATGTCTGAAATATTCATGCCTCCCTGTAGCGTTAATGGCACCAAAGTCATAGATAGGGTCTGCACTAGATTGAAACTCATCTTtgaacctgaaacaaatgaacactgcgcacaaagacagaaaaacaaaatacaccgcacaaagacaggaaatcaaaacaaacaacgacgcactaaaatgacgaaatcacaaaaaaaacactaaatatatgtaaaaatcacttatttaactaATAGAGAAAGAATGACGATTTGGagggtgattttggatcaaaatcgATCCTAAATCACTCCTCTCTAAGggatacagaagaagaagaaaagtagaAATTGTCGTGGTTACTTACCGCGGTTTGTGAGTAAGTTGTTGGTTAATAAAGTCGTTATCGTGTTGGTGGTCGATTTCAATTGTCATTCTCAAAATTTGAGTTTAGTGATTATCAAttcatatatcattttttttttgtaatttaattTCGTGCCGTTAATGGTTCACTAGATTGTacatgtgatgtatgaatgtatatctctaattcttatattttattttattgggttagGCTCTATGTCCCTCAATATtgctcttttttattttattggatCTCtagttgattaaaaaaaattaagactttttatttgtttttcatgTATTTTGTTTTTATCCATTATTTCAGCCTTAAATTTTGTTAGTTATTAATGTTAACAATAACAGCTAGCAAGAATTAAGTAAATGTCCATGTCAATGTATGTTAGTGGAATGACATATATCTACGTGGCAGATCCATACCCTCGAAGAATGCTACTACTGGATTATCTCTTCTCTCTCTAATCAACATAACAGACACATCTTTTCTGTGTTTCCTAAACCAATCAAACAGGTttgtactttttttctttctttccattTCTGTATCTTATCCTATTATGAGTAGTTTTAGTAATATTACAATATGTATGTATTATTTATGCTTCTGTTTCTGCAAGTTCTGCAACGATACTGTATTTTTCTATGTATATGTTTGTTTCAcctcattaattaattaactattaGGATAATTCTAATTTTGTCTCAATCTATCTAACTAAATTTCATAATAATTTATTGTCTTATCCTATTGGCCTTGAAATAAGATTTTTCTCAAAATTTGACTCATGAGCAACCTGTAATTTGATAGTGAACTTTGTGTTAAGGAACTAGTTTGCTAATCTTGATTGTAATTTGTAACTATATTTCAGGAACTTCTGCTGCTGAATATTGAAGTTGAGTTCAAAAGAAGCAAGAAAATGAAACCAACAAAGACTGGTCTAGAATTCATGTTGATGAATTATTCTAGTGAATTTCATaagagaaatttgagaaatgagtcAAGTGCAGGTGCAAATGCAGCTTTTAAGGCAAACACAACAGTTTCTACCGCTGATCCTTTATCTGAAATAGTTTGGTCTCCGGATAAAGGTTTTGGTCTAAAATGTGTTGATTCGAGTTTTAAGAACAAAAATACATCGCTTTTCCGCGATGTTGAGCCTAGTAGTATGGTTCTTGCTCTACTACAGAGTGTTGCTTGTGGAAATTCTATCAATGATGATAAGCCTACAGATAATGCTTTTGTTCAACCTCTTACTGGAGTATGTGTCGAGAGTGATGTTTCTTCGACAAATATTCCTATAAGGCCTCCGACGAGTGATTCAGTTGTCATCATTCCAGAATGTAAACCATATGATGATCATGATACAGGTAAAGATTACATCTCTTAGGTGCTGTAATAATTGATTCTTTACGTGCCATTGTATGCGATAATGCATCCTAGTAAAAGAAAATTTCATGTTAATTGTCTTTTTCATGTATGAAATATAATCTGCATCATGATTTTCTTCAGGTCATTTCGACAGAAGGCCTCAAGACAACGAATCTAAACCTAGCTTCGAACGAAGTCATTCACCAACGAAACATTGCAAAGAAGGCATGTACACTTTTGTTGACAACAAGGTGGATGAATTAGAGGATGACTCATATACTAGAGTCGAACATGTGATCGAAGAAAAATGTTCTGCTGCTCTAGGAACATATATAATATCATCTTTCAACTGCGAAGCAGCTACTTCTGCAGTAACAAGCAGAGTTCTTGTTTCAAAATCCGTCCAGAATAAAAACAAATCCAAGGTCAATGAAATGATGCTGCCATACAACAAGAACGGCATTCATAGCGAAAACTATCATAGTAAGGAGTTGTTTTTGGAAAGTAGGAAGAGATGTAAACAAGAAGTGATAATTGAGAGTAAGAAAGTCAAAATGCAAATTCAAGAAACTTCATCATATTCTAAATCTCATGTTGAAAGGGATAGCTCATTCATGAACTTGATTTCAAACATGATGAAAGGATACTCACAACAATCTAGTCAGGATGACGTGAAATCTTCGGCTCTTGCTCAGATTAGGCCTATAAATTTTGTCAACAGTCAAGGACACTGGAAAAATAACTGCAAGGTTGAAGAGACTAGAGAACAATTTAGTGATAACCAATTATTCATCGAGACTAAAAACCTGCATAATTGTTGTATCAACAAAGAGGCTTCTTCCACTGTTCTAAAGGATGAGAAGGGAAATAGTGATCACATATCAAAGCATAATGTCGATCATGTTACGCCTTTTTCAAGATTCAGAGATTCAGAGCCAATGGTTTCCATGTTTGCCAAAAGGTTAGGTGCCATCAAACAATGCCAACAAACAGAATAATCTACCACACACACAGGTAAACATGGCTCGACTCTAAGTTTCATAAAATCGTGAATCCAATCAATTATGCAATGGTTATTTCTGGCCTAAAAAAAGATCCATGGTAGTTATCACTAGAATCTTTTAAGTCATGATCGAGCGACTTAAATTCTCTGCTGTCAATGGATCTTGATCACCGGATAATGATCAGACGTTCATGcgtcaatttttttgttttgttttggaaCTTCCCTAACTTTGCTCCATCTCTCTCTTGTACTGCAGGAAACATCATGGAACATTCAACTCATATACCGTTAGCGCTGTTATTCCAACTCGAGATCTGACAGAAAAGTTCAAAACTGAAAGGTTTTTGGACAACATAAATATCAGTAAAACCATGAGTTTTTTCTATCTGTAATAtacaattttgtatttttttttgcatTCTTGAAGTGTATATGAAAGACACCTTATATCTGTAATAGACAAAAGTGATTCAATTTATCTAAAACTATTGTATAACTTTAGTTAATCACACAAACTTTGTACGAGGTGACTGTTTCAGGCCATATAAGTAGTGCTTTTGCAATTTTCATACTAAACTATCTCTCCTGAGCAACAAACTTTGGAGTTGAATTTCTAGAATAAGTAGCAGCAGTCTAGAAAAGCCTAAAACACACATTTAACAACTTTTACATATAATATATCGCAATCATGAGAGAGATTGTGAACAAAAACACGTAGAGTTAAACACGCGAAGAAGGACAACAAACGAGGGGTCCTTAAGAAACAAGAGTAGGTGTGGAACCTCACTATATAATACTAATGATGACATACAGTTTATCAAATAACAAGAAGTGAGAAATGATTCAGATATTGTTCCAGTTGTCTTTCCTATACATCGATATTATAAGAAAAATGTGTGGACAAAATGTTATAGAACAAGTAAGAGATCAAGTAAGTTTACACTTTACACAATAGACATGTATTGCAAGGTCAGCTAATCAAACTGACCATTTAGCTTAGTGCACCCGCATTAAAATATGTGCCATTTAGAGTATTCAAGGGTAAGGCTCTTGCAAACTTTCCAGCACAACACCCTTTAGAAGAAGTTTCAAGATCCAATAATTGAGTCTAACTTTGTTGTTACTGTCAAGCCTTAGGTTTTGATGTTCGATGGATCTAGCTAGGACTGGAAAAGGTCATTTGAGTTGTGTAATTATCATTAACCTAAAAGAGAGAGTTTGGAGATTCAAATGTCAAGTAAATCCTAAGTTTTCTATTAATTAAGTTGAGAGTAAAGAGATTATCGAATGCATAAAGATATCAGCAAACCATGGTAAAAAATTATAATCATATTCAGGTAACGGGTGATTCCTAATTGGTATTTTAAAAAACTATCAGGGAATATAATTCATCAACTCAAACGGTCAAACCTCCAACAACTCTCAAGtaaaaatttagggtttatgttcACGGGTAAATTTAACTTTTAACGTCTCAGACCATTGTaactaatatgaaaatatcataaacCTCGTAGAGAAGATTCAAAGTTATTGAGTGAtgataaaatcaaagataatGATGTcaagattttgaaattttagagtTTGAAAGAAAAGAAGTGTAAAAGTTTGTTTGATCATGTTCGTTTGTGTGATGAGTGTCTTGTAAAGACAAAGATATTTTTGGAAGTAGTATGGCTAAATCACACACACATTTAAAACATTGAGAAACCTctcactttttaattaaaatcaacaaaaaaaatatttttggcgCCTAACTAGTTAAATATGGGACTATCTACTTGATTAGGAGAACGTTTTTAAAATGGTCTAATCAATTAGATCACATGCATATCGATTAGATGATGCCTAATCGAGTCTCTAATGAATTATGACAGCTTCTTAAAGATTGGTAAAAACTCTATATCTAAACCTTCCATTCTGGACAGGCACATTGGATTATTGACATTGTCTGGCCTATAAATAGATAGCTTCTCCATCATTTCAAAACATCTAGAAAACGTGAAAAACCCCACTTTTATTTCTCTCATCACCTCTTTAAATCATTCTTGTTTTTTTACATATATTTACCATAGTGCTTTGAGAGTGTCCTTGAGTCTCTATGAGGATATTGCTCTGGGTGAGGGTATAACTGTAAATTTACCAAGAGTAAAGTATTTCTCTTGAGTAAATTATTCCTCCTAAGgaagtaaatattttttgttaggAGCTAAAACCTTGTTTTGGTTCGGAGAAATACCGACTTAAAACTCTGTCTTTGTT encodes:
- the LOC131644332 gene encoding uncharacterized protein LOC131644332 isoform X1; translation: MSSFSNITICMYYLCFCFCKFCNDTVFFYELLLLNIEVEFKRSKKMKPTKTGLEFMLMNYSSEFHKRNLRNESSAGANAAFKANTTVSTADPLSEIVWSPDKGFGLKCVDSSFKNKNTSLFRDVEPSSMVLALLQSVACGNSINDDKPTDNAFVQPLTGVCVESDVSSTNIPIRPPTSDSVVIIPECKPYDDHDTGHFDRRPQDNESKPSFERSHSPTKHCKEGMYTFVDNKVDELEDDSYTRVEHVIEEKCSAALGTYIISSFNCEAATSAVTSRVLVSKSVQNKNKSKVNEMMLPYNKNGIHSENYHSKELFLESRKRCKQEVIIESKKVKMQIQETSSYSKSHVERDSSFMNLISNMMKGYSQQSSQDDVKSSALAQIRPINFVNSQGHWKNNCKVEETREQFSDNQLFIETKNLHNCCINKEASSTVLKDEKGNSDHISKHNVDHVTPFSRFRDSEPMVSMFAKRLGAIKQCQQTE
- the LOC131644332 gene encoding uncharacterized protein LOC131644332 isoform X2, giving the protein MYYLCFCFCKFCNDTELLLLNIEVEFKRSKKMKPTKTGLEFMLMNYSSEFHKRNLRNESSAGANAAFKANTTVSTADPLSEIVWSPDKGFGLKCVDSSFKNKNTSLFRDVEPSSMVLALLQSVACGNSINDDKPTDNAFVQPLTGVCVESDVSSTNIPIRPPTSDSVVIIPECKPYDDHDTGHFDRRPQDNESKPSFERSHSPTKHCKEGMYTFVDNKVDELEDDSYTRVEHVIEEKCSAALGTYIISSFNCEAATSAVTSRVLVSKSVQNKNKSKVNEMMLPYNKNGIHSENYHSKELFLESRKRCKQEVIIESKKVKMQIQETSSYSKSHVERDSSFMNLISNMMKGYSQQSSQDDVKSSALAQIRPINFVNSQGHWKNNCKVEETREQFSDNQLFIETKNLHNCCINKEASSTVLKDEKGNSDHISKHNVDHVTPFSRFRDSEPMVSMFAKRLGAIKQCQQTE
- the LOC131644332 gene encoding uncharacterized protein LOC131644332 isoform X3, whose product is MKPTKTGLEFMLMNYSSEFHKRNLRNESSAGANAAFKANTTVSTADPLSEIVWSPDKGFGLKCVDSSFKNKNTSLFRDVEPSSMVLALLQSVACGNSINDDKPTDNAFVQPLTGVCVESDVSSTNIPIRPPTSDSVVIIPECKPYDDHDTGHFDRRPQDNESKPSFERSHSPTKHCKEGMYTFVDNKVDELEDDSYTRVEHVIEEKCSAALGTYIISSFNCEAATSAVTSRVLVSKSVQNKNKSKVNEMMLPYNKNGIHSENYHSKELFLESRKRCKQEVIIESKKVKMQIQETSSYSKSHVERDSSFMNLISNMMKGYSQQSSQDDVKSSALAQIRPINFVNSQGHWKNNCKVEETREQFSDNQLFIETKNLHNCCINKEASSTVLKDEKGNSDHISKHNVDHVTPFSRFRDSEPMVSMFAKRLGAIKQCQQTE